The following proteins come from a genomic window of Bradyrhizobium paxllaeri:
- a CDS encoding tripartite tricarboxylate transporter TctB family protein — protein MNATPGQAPVKSIMPKWVRNPQEFVGGIALMAIAAFALWASSDLQGMRGFSFGAGTAPRMFAFLLLGLGALIAIVGVVTEGPHLAKYHWRGPFFVTVAILTFAFTIRSMGMIFAAMASFLIAACGTPETKWVETVIVAVCLTTFCSLLFPYALGLPLQLLPTFMIR, from the coding sequence ATGAACGCTACGCCGGGCCAAGCGCCGGTTAAATCCATCATGCCGAAATGGGTTCGGAATCCGCAGGAATTCGTCGGCGGGATTGCCCTGATGGCGATTGCCGCGTTTGCCCTCTGGGCATCGAGCGACCTGCAGGGCATGCGCGGCTTTTCGTTCGGTGCCGGTACTGCGCCGCGGATGTTCGCGTTCTTGCTGCTGGGACTGGGCGCCCTGATCGCCATCGTTGGCGTTGTCACCGAAGGTCCTCATCTTGCGAAATACCATTGGCGGGGACCTTTCTTCGTAACCGTCGCGATTTTGACGTTTGCTTTCACGATCCGGTCCATGGGGATGATCTTTGCCGCCATGGCCAGCTTCCTCATCGCGGCATGCGGGACACCGGAGACGAAGTGGGTGGAAACGGTGATCGTTGCCGTCTGCCTGACGACGTTTTGCAGCCTGTTGTTTCCGTATGCGCTCGGCCTGCCTTTGCAGCTCCTGCCGACTTTCATGATCCGGTGA
- the hflC gene encoding protease modulator HflC has protein sequence MRSPVAGIVSLILLFALVIVGYSSIFTVQQTQQALVVRLGRPVAVVSEPGLNFKAPFIDTVINIDKRILDLENPSQEVIASDQKRLVVDAFARYRIKNPLRFYQSIGSIQAANVQLTTLLNAALRRVLGEVSFINVVRDERDGLMTRIREQLDREADQYGIQVVDVRIRRADLPEQNSQAVYKRMQTEREREAQEFRAQGGQKAQEIRSKADREATVIVAEANSTAEQTRGAGDAERNRLFAEAYGRDPDFFAFYRSMSAYETGLRSNDTRFLLRPDSEFFRFFANPSGHPPAAAAPKQ, from the coding sequence ATGAGGTCTCCGGTTGCAGGTATTGTCAGCCTGATCCTGCTGTTCGCCCTCGTGATCGTGGGTTACAGCTCGATCTTCACGGTGCAGCAGACCCAGCAGGCGCTCGTGGTCCGGCTCGGCCGGCCCGTGGCCGTCGTGTCCGAGCCGGGCCTGAACTTCAAGGCGCCGTTCATCGATACTGTCATCAACATCGACAAGCGCATTCTCGATCTGGAAAATCCGTCGCAGGAAGTCATCGCTTCCGACCAGAAACGGCTCGTGGTCGACGCCTTCGCCCGCTACCGGATCAAGAACCCGCTGCGCTTCTATCAGAGCATCGGCTCGATCCAGGCCGCCAACGTCCAGCTCACCACGCTGTTGAACGCGGCGCTGCGCCGCGTGCTTGGCGAGGTCAGCTTCATCAATGTGGTGCGCGACGAACGCGACGGCTTGATGACGCGCATCCGCGAGCAACTCGACAGGGAGGCCGACCAGTACGGCATTCAGGTGGTCGACGTGCGTATCCGACGCGCCGACCTGCCGGAACAGAACAGCCAAGCGGTCTACAAGCGTATGCAGACCGAGCGTGAGCGCGAGGCCCAGGAGTTCCGCGCCCAGGGCGGCCAGAAGGCGCAGGAGATCCGCTCGAAGGCCGATCGCGAGGCGACCGTTATCGTTGCGGAGGCCAATTCGACCGCCGAGCAGACGCGCGGTGCGGGTGACGCCGAGCGCAACCGGCTGTTCGCCGAGGCCTATGGTCGGGATCCGGATTTCTTCGCCTTCTATCGTTCGATGTCGGCTTACGAGACCGGGCTCCGCTCCAACGACACCCGTTTCCTGCTACGGCCGGATTCCGAGTTCTTCCGCTTCTTTGCCAATCCGTCCGGCCACCCGCCGGCGGCCGCGGCACCGAAGCAGTAA
- a CDS encoding Do family serine endopeptidase — protein sequence MTGVRPALTSRLRLLGIAISFSAASMLASAPASARGPDGIADIAEKVIDSVVNISTSQSVEAKGGGREAMPQLPPGSPFEEFFDDFFKNRRGGSPKGGERGEMQPPRKTNSLGSGFIIDAAGVVVTNNHVIADADEINVIMNDGTKIKAELVGVDKKTDIAVLKFKPVKPIVAVKFGDSDKLRLGEWVIAIGNPFSLGGSVTAGIVSARNRDISQGPYDSYIQTDASINRGNSGGPLFNLEGEVVGVNTLIISPTGGSIGLGFAVPSKTVSRVVDQLQQFGELRRGWLGVRIQQVTDEIAESLNIKPARGALVAGVDDKGPAKPAGIEPGDVVVKFDGRDVKDPKDLSRVVADTAVGKEVDVVIIRKGNEETRKVTLGRLEDTEKVQQAAAKTKEDPVEKPVTQKALGLDLATLSKDLRTKYKIKESVKGVIVTGVDGSSDAAEKRLSAGDVIVEVAQEAVTNAADIKKRVDQLKKDGKKSVLLLVSNGEGELRFVALSVQ from the coding sequence ATGACCGGTGTCAGACCCGCTTTGACGAGCCGCCTGCGCCTGCTGGGGATTGCGATCTCGTTCAGCGCCGCCAGCATGCTGGCGTCGGCGCCGGCCAGCGCGCGCGGGCCTGATGGCATCGCTGACATCGCCGAAAAGGTGATCGACTCCGTCGTCAATATCTCGACCTCGCAAAGCGTGGAGGCCAAGGGGGGCGGCCGCGAGGCCATGCCGCAATTGCCGCCGGGCTCGCCGTTCGAGGAGTTCTTTGACGATTTCTTCAAGAACCGGCGTGGCGGATCGCCCAAGGGCGGCGAGCGAGGCGAAATGCAGCCGCCGCGCAAGACCAATTCGCTCGGCTCCGGCTTCATCATCGATGCCGCAGGCGTCGTCGTCACCAACAATCACGTCATCGCGGATGCCGACGAGATCAATGTGATCATGAACGACGGCACCAAGATCAAGGCGGAGCTGGTCGGCGTCGACAAGAAGACCGACATCGCGGTCCTGAAGTTCAAGCCGGTGAAGCCGATCGTTGCGGTGAAGTTCGGCGATTCCGACAAGCTGCGGCTCGGCGAATGGGTGATCGCGATCGGTAACCCCTTCAGCCTCGGCGGCTCGGTCACGGCCGGCATCGTGTCGGCGCGCAACCGCGACATCAGCCAGGGACCGTATGACAGCTACATCCAGACCGACGCCTCCATCAACCGCGGCAATTCCGGCGGTCCACTGTTCAACCTCGAAGGCGAAGTCGTCGGCGTCAACACGCTGATCATCTCGCCGACCGGCGGTTCAATCGGTCTCGGTTTCGCGGTGCCGTCGAAGACGGTGTCCCGCGTGGTCGATCAGCTGCAGCAGTTCGGCGAATTGCGCCGTGGCTGGCTCGGCGTGCGCATTCAGCAGGTCACCGACGAGATCGCCGAAAGCCTCAATATCAAGCCCGCTCGCGGCGCACTGGTGGCCGGCGTCGATGACAAGGGACCGGCGAAGCCCGCCGGCATCGAGCCCGGCGACGTCGTCGTCAAGTTCGACGGCAGGGACGTCAAGGATCCGAAGGATCTTTCCCGCGTCGTCGCCGACACGGCGGTCGGCAAGGAAGTCGACGTCGTCATCATCCGCAAGGGTAACGAGGAGACCCGCAAGGTCACGCTCGGCCGCCTCGAGGATACTGAAAAGGTGCAGCAGGCCGCCGCCAAGACCAAGGAAGACCCCGTCGAGAAGCCGGTGACGCAAAAGGCGCTCGGGCTCGATCTTGCCACGCTGAGCAAGGACCTGCGCACGAAGTACAAGATCAAGGAGAGCGTGAAGGGCGTCATCGTGACCGGTGTCGACGGCTCCTCCGATGCCGCCGAAAAGCGGCTCTCCGCCGGCGACGTCATCGTCGAGGTGGCGCAGGAGGCGGTCACCAATGCCGCCGACATCAAGAAGCGCGTCGACCAGCTCAAGAAGGACGGCAAGAAGTCGGTGCTGCTGCTGGTCTCGAACGGCGAGGGCGAATTGCGCTTCGTGGCGCTCAGCGTGCAGTAA
- a CDS encoding GNAT family N-acetyltransferase: protein MSLTIRRARPGEAGLVLSFVRELAEYEKLLHEVEATEADIDTALFGANPRLFCEIAEWDGMPAGFAVWFVNFSTFSGRSGIYLEDLFVRPALRGKGIGKALLVHLARECVANGWSRLQWSVLDWNTPSIAFYKSLGAELMDEWTICRVGGPALAALAQGTR, encoded by the coding sequence ATGTCTCTCACGATCCGCCGTGCGCGCCCGGGCGAAGCGGGACTTGTCCTGTCCTTCGTTCGCGAACTCGCCGAATACGAAAAGCTGCTGCACGAAGTGGAGGCGACCGAAGCCGACATTGACACGGCCCTGTTCGGCGCCAATCCGCGCCTGTTCTGCGAAATCGCCGAATGGGACGGGATGCCTGCCGGCTTCGCGGTCTGGTTCGTCAATTTCTCGACCTTCAGCGGCCGCTCCGGAATCTATCTGGAAGATCTGTTCGTCCGTCCGGCGCTGCGCGGCAAGGGAATCGGCAAGGCACTCCTTGTGCATCTCGCAAGGGAATGCGTGGCGAATGGCTGGTCGCGTCTGCAATGGTCGGTGCTCGACTGGAACACGCCGTCGATCGCGTTCTACAAATCGCTCGGCGCGGAGCTGATGGACGAGTGGACGATTTGCCGGGTCGGCGGTCCGGCGCTTGCGGCGCTGGCGCAGGGGACGCGATGA
- a CDS encoding restriction endonuclease — translation MGYATSTVSKPGSDGGTDILAYIDPLGAQTPHIRVQVKHRDQTASREDVAALRGIIRGNREIGLFVSSGGFSREARREAGNGAVHIELVDLDRFLELWLQHYSKIPEVKRSKLRLEPIHFLAVVSLT, via the coding sequence ATGGGGTACGCCACCAGCACCGTTTCAAAACCGGGCTCGGATGGCGGGACGGATATCCTGGCCTATATCGATCCGCTGGGCGCGCAGACGCCGCATATCCGGGTCCAGGTGAAACACCGCGACCAGACGGCGTCGCGGGAAGATGTCGCAGCGCTTCGCGGCATCATCCGGGGTAACCGCGAAATCGGCTTGTTCGTTTCTTCCGGCGGCTTCTCACGTGAGGCGCGCCGTGAAGCCGGCAACGGCGCTGTCCACATCGAGCTGGTCGACCTCGACCGCTTTCTCGAACTCTGGCTGCAGCACTACAGCAAGATACCCGAAGTGAAGCGGTCGAAGCTGCGCCTCGAGCCGATCCACTTTCTGGCCGTGGTCTCGCTGACGTGA
- a CDS encoding thymidylate synthase, whose product MNQYHDLLERILSDGAEKHDRTGTGTLSIFGHQMRFNLSSGFPMLTTKRLPLKAIVHELLWFLAGDTNIKYLKDNGVSIWDEWADANGDLGPVYGSQWRSWPAPDGRSIDQISNVIDMIKRNPDSRRLIVSAWNPADVDKMALPPCHCLFQFYVANGKLSCQLYQRSADVFLGVPFNIASYSLLTMMVAQVTGLKPGDFVHSLGDAHLYSNHLEQARLQLTRPTRQLPAMKINPDVKDIFAFRYEDFALEGYDPHPHIKAEVAV is encoded by the coding sequence ATGAACCAGTATCACGACCTGCTCGAACGTATTCTCAGCGACGGCGCGGAGAAGCACGACCGCACCGGTACCGGCACGCTGTCGATCTTCGGTCACCAGATGCGGTTCAACCTTTCGTCCGGCTTTCCGATGCTGACCACCAAGCGGCTGCCGCTGAAGGCGATCGTGCACGAATTGCTCTGGTTCCTGGCCGGCGACACCAACATCAAGTACCTAAAAGACAACGGCGTTTCGATCTGGGATGAATGGGCCGACGCCAACGGCGATCTCGGTCCGGTCTATGGATCGCAATGGCGCTCATGGCCGGCGCCGGACGGCCGCAGCATCGACCAGATCTCGAACGTCATCGACATGATCAAACGTAACCCGGATTCGCGGCGCCTGATCGTGAGCGCCTGGAATCCGGCCGACGTCGACAAGATGGCGCTGCCGCCCTGTCACTGTCTGTTCCAGTTCTACGTCGCCAACGGCAAGCTTTCCTGTCAGCTCTATCAGCGCTCGGCCGACGTGTTCCTCGGCGTGCCCTTCAACATCGCGTCCTATTCGTTGCTGACCATGATGGTCGCGCAGGTGACGGGATTGAAGCCCGGCGATTTCGTGCATTCGCTCGGCGATGCGCATCTCTACTCCAACCATCTCGAACAGGCGCGGTTGCAATTGACGCGGCCGACGCGGCAATTGCCTGCCATGAAGATCAATCCTGATGTGAAGGACATTTTCGCCTTCCGTTACGAGGATTTCGCGCTCGAAGGCTACGACCCGCACCCGCATATCAAGGCCGAAGTCGCGGTATGA
- a CDS encoding DUF2065 domain-containing protein: MRSIAFADFLIGVGILFVLEGLMFAASPAWMRRAMKSALATPDNILRIVGIVSAVVGLLLIWFVRR, from the coding sequence ATGAGGTCCATAGCGTTCGCCGACTTCCTCATCGGTGTGGGCATCCTCTTTGTGCTCGAAGGCCTGATGTTCGCTGCGAGCCCGGCATGGATGCGTCGGGCGATGAAGAGCGCGCTGGCAACGCCGGACAACATCCTGCGGATCGTCGGCATAGTTTCGGCGGTTGTCGGTCTGCTGCTGATCTGGTTCGTGCGGCGGTAG
- the hflK gene encoding FtsH protease activity modulator HflK, producing MPWKNQGGGPWGQGPKGPWGGGPQSVGPRPPDLEDLLRRGQDRLQQLLPGGHFSSMGIALVLAGALVIWGLSGFFRVQSEELGVVLRFGKHVRTVEPGLNYHLPYPIETVLLPKALRVSTLSVGMSLIDDPARRGRTMRDVPEESLMLTGDENIVDVDFTVLWRIKPNGVGDFLFNIQNPEGTVKAVAESAMREVIGRSQIQPILTGARNTTEQAVHELMQKTLDSYGSGVQITQVQMQKVDPPAQVIDAFRDVQAARADFERLQNEAQTYANRVVPDARGRAAQILQVAEGYREQAIAEAKGQSARFTKVYEEYNKAKDVTRQRIYLETMERILGGSEKLVYDGGNNGQGQGLVPYLPLSELTPRRPAPTAGQQQSGGTR from the coding sequence ATGCCGTGGAAGAATCAAGGCGGGGGCCCCTGGGGTCAGGGTCCCAAAGGACCGTGGGGCGGTGGACCGCAGTCGGTCGGGCCGAGGCCGCCTGATCTGGAGGACCTTCTGCGGCGCGGCCAGGACAGGCTGCAGCAGCTGCTGCCGGGTGGGCATTTCAGCAGTATGGGCATCGCGCTGGTGCTGGCCGGCGCGCTGGTGATCTGGGGATTGTCGGGCTTCTTCCGCGTGCAGTCGGAAGAGCTCGGCGTGGTGCTGCGCTTCGGCAAGCATGTGCGCACCGTGGAGCCCGGTCTGAACTATCATCTGCCCTATCCGATCGAAACCGTGCTGCTGCCGAAGGCGCTGCGCGTGTCCACCCTCTCTGTCGGCATGTCGCTGATCGACGACCCGGCGCGGCGCGGCCGCACCATGCGGGACGTGCCGGAAGAAAGCCTGATGCTGACCGGCGACGAAAACATCGTCGACGTCGATTTCACCGTGCTGTGGCGGATCAAGCCCAACGGCGTTGGCGATTTCCTCTTCAACATCCAGAATCCGGAAGGCACGGTGAAGGCCGTGGCCGAAAGCGCGATGCGCGAGGTGATCGGGCGTTCGCAGATCCAGCCGATCCTCACCGGCGCGCGCAACACGACCGAGCAGGCCGTCCATGAGCTGATGCAGAAGACGCTGGATAGCTACGGCTCCGGCGTTCAGATCACGCAGGTGCAGATGCAGAAGGTCGACCCGCCCGCGCAGGTGATCGACGCGTTCCGCGATGTGCAGGCTGCGCGCGCCGACTTCGAGCGCCTGCAGAACGAGGCGCAGACCTATGCCAACCGCGTCGTGCCCGACGCGCGCGGCCGCGCTGCGCAGATTCTGCAGGTCGCCGAAGGCTACAGGGAACAGGCGATCGCCGAGGCCAAGGGCCAGAGCGCGCGCTTCACGAAGGTGTACGAAGAATACAACAAGGCCAAGGACGTGACGCGGCAGCGAATTTACCTGGAGACGATGGAGCGGATTCTCGGCGGGTCCGAGAAGCTGGTCTATGACGGCGGCAACAACGGGCAAGGCCAAGGCCTCGTGCCGTATCTGCCGCTCAGCGAATTGACGCCGCGCCGTCCGGCGCCGACCGCCGGTCAGCAGCAGAGCGGAGGCACGCGATGA
- a CDS encoding tripartite tricarboxylate transporter permease, with protein sequence MGDIFTNLGLGFGVVFQFVQWSPAFLGGASIPIPVNILLCLIGALVGTLVGVLPGIGTIATVAMLLPITFGLPPVGALIMLAGIYYGAQYGGSTTSILVNIPGEAGSVVTALDGFQMAKKGRAGPALAIAAIGSFFAGCVATVLIALLGAPLTRVALAFGPAEYFSLMVLGLIFAVVLAKGSVLKAIAMIVMGLLLSMVGSDIETGASRMAFNIPELADGLGFATLAMGLFGFAEIIRNLDAGGETDRKLVQEKVSGLMPTGKDLKESTPAILRGTVLGSILGILPGGGATIASFAAYTLEKKVAKNPSRFGHGEIRGVAAPESANNAAAQTSFIPLLTLGIPPNAVMALMVGAMTIHGIVPGPQVMQKQPDLVWGMIASMWVGNLMLLIINLPMVGIWVRLLRVPYRLMFPSIVIFCCIGIYSVNNAPTDVMIAGAFGLVGYWLIKHDFEPAPLLLGMVLGPLMEENLRRALLISRGDWSVFLTRPLSAVLMAIAAALLVLTVLPALRKKRDEVFVESEN encoded by the coding sequence ATGGGAGATATCTTCACAAATCTTGGACTCGGTTTCGGCGTCGTTTTCCAGTTCGTGCAGTGGAGCCCCGCTTTTCTTGGCGGCGCATCCATTCCGATCCCGGTCAACATTCTCCTGTGTCTGATCGGCGCGCTGGTCGGCACGCTGGTCGGCGTGCTGCCGGGCATCGGCACCATCGCCACCGTCGCCATGCTGCTGCCGATCACCTTTGGTCTGCCCCCGGTAGGCGCGCTGATCATGCTGGCCGGCATCTACTACGGCGCACAATATGGCGGTTCGACCACGTCGATCCTGGTGAACATTCCAGGCGAGGCCGGTTCTGTGGTCACCGCGCTCGACGGCTTCCAGATGGCGAAAAAAGGCCGCGCCGGTCCGGCGCTCGCGATCGCCGCGATCGGATCGTTCTTCGCCGGCTGTGTCGCGACCGTGCTGATTGCGCTCCTGGGCGCGCCGCTCACCAGGGTGGCGCTGGCGTTCGGTCCTGCCGAATACTTCTCGCTGATGGTGCTCGGCCTGATCTTCGCGGTTGTGCTCGCGAAAGGCTCGGTGCTGAAGGCGATCGCGATGATCGTGATGGGCCTGCTGCTGTCCATGGTCGGGTCCGACATCGAGACGGGCGCGTCCCGCATGGCCTTCAACATTCCCGAACTGGCTGACGGTCTCGGTTTTGCCACGCTGGCGATGGGACTGTTCGGGTTTGCGGAGATCATTCGCAATCTCGATGCCGGCGGCGAAACCGATCGCAAGCTGGTTCAGGAGAAGGTCTCGGGACTGATGCCGACGGGGAAGGATCTCAAGGAGTCGACCCCTGCGATCTTGCGCGGCACCGTGCTCGGATCGATTCTCGGCATCCTGCCAGGCGGTGGCGCTACGATCGCATCGTTCGCGGCATACACGCTTGAGAAGAAGGTCGCGAAGAATCCCTCGAGGTTCGGTCATGGCGAAATCCGCGGCGTCGCAGCGCCCGAGAGCGCCAACAATGCGGCCGCCCAGACCTCCTTCATCCCGTTGCTCACGCTCGGCATCCCGCCCAACGCCGTCATGGCGCTGATGGTCGGCGCGATGACGATTCACGGCATCGTGCCGGGTCCGCAGGTGATGCAGAAGCAGCCGGATCTCGTGTGGGGCATGATTGCCTCGATGTGGGTCGGCAATCTCATGCTCCTCATCATCAACCTGCCGATGGTCGGGATATGGGTGCGGCTCCTGCGCGTGCCGTATCGCCTGATGTTCCCGTCCATCGTCATCTTCTGCTGCATCGGCATCTACTCCGTGAACAATGCGCCAACGGATGTCATGATCGCCGGCGCCTTCGGCCTGGTCGGCTATTGGCTGATCAAGCACGATTTCGAGCCGGCGCCTTTGCTGCTCGGCATGGTGCTTGGGCCGCTGATGGAAGAGAACCTGCGGCGGGCGCTGTTGATCTCGCGCGGCGACTGGTCAGTCTTCCTGACGCGGCCGCTGTCGGCGGTGTTGATGGCAATTGCCGCAGCGTTGCTGGTCCTTACGGTACTGCCAGCGCTCCGCAAGAAGCGCGACGAGGTTTTCGTCGAGTCGGAGAACTGA
- a CDS encoding dihydrofolate reductase, with the protein MEIVFVVAVAENGVIGAAGAIPWRLKSDMAHFKALTTGKPVVMGRKTFVSIGRPLPGRTNIVVTRDSGFRADGVVVTHSFADAKAIATGDALRRFATEIAVIGGAEIYAQWMDSADRLEITEVHARPEGDTRFPALDPTAWEEVARVRNPAGPDDSADFSYVTFRRRHQR; encoded by the coding sequence ATGGAAATTGTTTTCGTCGTAGCGGTCGCGGAGAACGGCGTGATCGGCGCAGCCGGCGCCATTCCGTGGCGGCTGAAATCCGACATGGCGCACTTCAAGGCGCTGACGACGGGAAAGCCTGTGGTGATGGGACGCAAGACTTTCGTCTCGATCGGACGGCCGCTACCCGGACGGACCAATATCGTCGTCACCCGTGACAGCGGCTTCCGTGCCGACGGCGTCGTGGTTACCCATTCCTTCGCCGACGCTAAGGCGATCGCCACCGGCGATGCGCTGCGACGTTTCGCCACTGAGATCGCCGTGATTGGCGGTGCGGAAATCTACGCGCAATGGATGGACAGCGCCGATCGCCTGGAGATTACCGAGGTGCACGCCCGTCCCGAGGGCGACACGCGTTTCCCGGCGCTTGATCCAACCGCATGGGAAGAGGTGGCGCGCGTGCGAAATCCGGCCGGTCCGGACGACAGTGCCGATTTCTCCTATGTGACATTTCGCCGGCGCCATCAGCGTTAA
- the serB gene encoding phosphoserine phosphatase SerB gives MSLVATLICNPANPALDSTIVDGALAVLPSPGTAQWLFNEVAVDIPFDSKVNSPDDIKAIETRLQQARGDLPIDIVVQPAATRRKKLFLADMDSTMIGQECIDELADFAGLKAHVAAITERAMRGEIEFEPALRERVALLKDMPVGVVDEVLAKRITPTPGGRELVMTMRANGAYTCLISGGFTLFTTAVAAKIGFQENRANELKVRDGKFTGEITEPILGRATKLATLIELRESFDLDEIDTLVTGDGANDLGMIQAAGLGVAYHAKPAVAAAAAARIDYGDLTALLYAQGYRREEFAD, from the coding sequence ATGTCCCTCGTCGCCACCCTCATCTGCAACCCGGCCAATCCGGCGCTCGACAGTACCATTGTCGACGGCGCGCTGGCGGTTCTCCCCTCGCCGGGAACGGCGCAATGGCTGTTCAACGAGGTCGCAGTCGACATTCCCTTCGACAGCAAGGTCAATAGCCCGGACGACATCAAGGCGATCGAAACCCGCCTGCAACAGGCGCGCGGCGACCTGCCGATCGACATTGTCGTGCAGCCTGCCGCGACAAGGCGCAAGAAGCTTTTTCTGGCAGACATGGATTCCACCATGATCGGCCAAGAATGCATCGATGAGCTGGCCGACTTCGCCGGGCTGAAAGCCCACGTCGCCGCCATCACCGAACGCGCCATGCGCGGCGAGATCGAGTTCGAGCCGGCGCTGCGCGAGCGCGTCGCGCTGTTGAAGGACATGCCGGTCGGCGTGGTCGACGAGGTGCTGGCCAAGCGCATCACGCCGACGCCGGGAGGCCGCGAGCTGGTCATGACCATGCGCGCCAACGGCGCTTACACCTGCCTGATCTCGGGCGGCTTCACGCTGTTCACCACTGCGGTGGCGGCAAAAATCGGCTTCCAGGAAAACCGCGCCAACGAGCTGAAAGTGCGCGACGGCAAATTCACCGGCGAAATCACTGAACCGATTCTCGGCCGCGCCACCAAGCTCGCGACGTTGATCGAGCTGCGCGAATCCTTCGACCTCGACGAGATCGACACGCTGGTGACCGGCGACGGCGCCAACGACCTCGGCATGATCCAGGCGGCGGGACTCGGCGTCGCCTATCACGCCAAGCCGGCGGTTGCGGCTGCCGCCGCCGCGCGGATCGACTACGGCGATCTCACTGCGTTGCTCTATGCGCAGGGCTATCGGCGCGAGGAGTTCGCGGACTAA
- a CDS encoding winged helix-turn-helix domain-containing protein, whose product MSQPRTVDRGVSLIKFVLGLLRAHPDGMRPRDIYAEIESKLPLDDFDKEIMKGSGLPRWRAALHFLSVAATKAGLLVKSDGRWRVTDEGQKFVTLPDYELKRLMRSRYREALEPSEEQDRRRNCQRRR is encoded by the coding sequence ATGAGCCAACCTAGGACGGTTGATCGTGGCGTTTCACTTATCAAATTCGTACTAGGACTCTTAAGGGCTCACCCGGACGGCATGCGTCCGCGCGATATCTACGCGGAGATCGAATCAAAGCTCCCGCTGGATGATTTCGACAAGGAGATAATGAAGGGATCGGGGCTGCCGCGGTGGCGCGCCGCGCTGCACTTCCTTTCCGTCGCGGCAACCAAGGCCGGATTGCTCGTCAAGTCGGACGGACGATGGCGCGTCACGGATGAGGGCCAGAAGTTCGTGACCCTGCCTGACTACGAACTCAAGCGCCTGATGCGATCCCGTTACCGGGAAGCGCTGGAGCCATCAGAAGAGCAAGATCGACGCCGGAATTGCCAACGCCGTCGATGA
- a CDS encoding tripartite tricarboxylate transporter substrate binding protein BugD produces MNWYGRSLASGFLAVLAGLGLSSSQALAQAYPTRNITMIVPFAAGGPTDVIARIVTGHMAQTLGQTIIIENVVGAGGTTATTRAARAANDGYTLITGHMGTHAASVPLYPKLAYHPEKDFEPVGLLAGTPILILARKDLPPKDLKEFIAYVKANESKINAAHAGVGSVSNVSCELLHSVLGVKPIGVPFNGTGPAMNALVAGQVDYMCDQIVNAVPQINGGTIKAYAVATPERNPSLPNVPTTAEAGLPAFQAQAWNAIFAPKGTPPDVVAKLNAAVLKALDDETVRKRLLELGSVIPPAADRTPAALGTLVKNEIAKWTPVLKAVN; encoded by the coding sequence ATGAATTGGTACGGTCGCTCGCTGGCGAGCGGTTTTCTGGCAGTGCTTGCCGGACTGGGCTTGTCCTCGTCGCAGGCGCTGGCGCAGGCCTATCCGACGCGTAACATCACCATGATCGTGCCGTTCGCGGCGGGCGGGCCGACTGACGTCATCGCGCGCATCGTCACCGGCCACATGGCGCAGACGCTCGGTCAGACCATCATCATCGAAAACGTGGTCGGCGCTGGCGGCACCACCGCCACGACGCGCGCGGCGCGGGCCGCCAATGATGGCTATACGCTGATTACCGGGCATATGGGCACACATGCGGCCTCCGTGCCGCTTTATCCCAAGCTCGCCTATCACCCGGAAAAGGACTTCGAACCGGTCGGATTGCTCGCCGGCACGCCGATCCTGATCCTGGCGCGCAAGGACCTGCCGCCGAAGGATCTCAAGGAATTCATCGCCTACGTCAAAGCGAATGAGTCCAAGATCAACGCCGCACATGCAGGCGTCGGCTCGGTATCGAACGTATCGTGCGAATTGCTGCACTCGGTGCTTGGCGTGAAGCCGATCGGCGTGCCCTTCAACGGCACTGGTCCGGCGATGAACGCGCTGGTGGCCGGGCAGGTCGATTACATGTGCGACCAGATCGTCAACGCCGTGCCGCAGATCAATGGCGGCACCATCAAGGCCTATGCGGTGGCAACGCCCGAGCGCAATCCATCGCTGCCCAACGTTCCCACTACCGCCGAGGCCGGCCTGCCGGCGTTCCAGGCCCAGGCGTGGAACGCGATCTTCGCGCCGAAGGGAACGCCACCCGATGTCGTCGCCAAATTGAACGCTGCGGTGCTCAAGGCGCTGGACGACGAAACCGTGCGCAAGCGCCTGCTCGAACTCGGCAGCGTCATCCCGCCGGCCGCGGATCGCACCCCGGCGGCGCTGGGAACACTCGTGAAGAACGAAATCGCCAAGTGGACGCCGGTGCTCAAGGCGGTCAATTGA